CGCGAACTTCAGCACCATGGGGTCCTCGGACTGCTGGAGCGCCAGCTCGCCCATGGCGATCTGCTTGGCGTTGAAGACAGCCAGCTTGTCGACGTAGAGCTTGCCCTCGGCGGCCGTCTTGCCGATCTGGCGGGCGTCCTTGATCGCGTCACCCGCGTAGGCGCCGGAACCCAGCAGCAGGCCCGACACCACCGCCGCCAGAGCCGCCGTCTTCCGTCCACGAATTCCAGCCATGGTTCCCACCTTGCAAAAGGAGTTGATGGGGCAAGGTGGGTCCGCCTGGAGAGTTCCAGCAACAGTCCGCTTTGGCCTGAACCCTCTCCGGGAGGGCAGGCAGCCAGTCAGGGGCCTGGAGCCTGGGCGGCCCATGAGCGTGAAAGGCCGGACAGGTACTCCCCGGTGGGGGGAGGTGCTGAGCGCTCTGTGCTGTCCAAGGGACTGCTGTTCGTATGGCCGCCCGTCATGAGGACGCGGCCTGAGCCCAGGAGGGTGGCGGTGTGGTGCGAGCGGGCTGTGTCCAGCGGGGGCATGGAAGCCCAGGTGCCGAGGGCGGGGTCGAAAATCTCCGTGCTGGAGAGGACCGCTCCCGCGCTTCCTCCTGCCACCAGCACCTTTCCCGAAGGTAGCACGCTGGCCGTGTGGTACGCGCGGGCCACCTCCAGGGCCCCTACGCGCCGCCATTGCCGGGTGGTGGGCTCGAACAGCTCCGCGTGGGTTAACGCGTCTGGAGCGCCGGTCGAGTTTCCTCCCGCCACCAGCACCTTCCCAGAGAAGAGCCTGCTGGCCGTGTGGTAGGCGCGCGCGGCTTCCATGAGACCCGCTGCCGACCATCTGCCCGTGGCGGGATCATAGATTTCTGTGCTGTTCAGGGCGTTGTAGGTCCCGAACCCGCCGGTGATCAGCACGTGGCCTGAAGGCAACAC
This region of Stigmatella aurantiaca genomic DNA includes:
- a CDS encoding Kelch repeat-containing protein, whose product is MVNARHGHTATLLHSGKVLAVGRYGTEARNSSELYDPGTDTWTPTGNLLMVRFGHTATLLPSGKVLAAGGQHVHDILASTEVFDTFTQAWSAARPMSVIRTHHTASVLPSGKVLVTGGFGAGGALASTEVYEPATDTWSPSSPLLTARYGHTATVLPSGHVLITGGFGTYNALNSTEIYDPATGRWSAAGLMEAARAYHTASRLFSGKVLVAGGNSTGAPDALTHAELFEPTTRQWRRVGALEVARAYHTASVLPSGKVLVAGGSAGAVLSSTEIFDPALGTWASMPPLDTARSHHTATLLGSGRVLMTGGHTNSSPLDSTERSAPPPTGEYLSGLSRSWAAQAPGP